A region of Lycium barbarum isolate Lr01 chromosome 3, ASM1917538v2, whole genome shotgun sequence DNA encodes the following proteins:
- the LOC132631515 gene encoding laccase-1, translating into MKNVKRLCHTKRLLTVNGKYPGPTIFVHEGDKVEVKVTNRSPWNTTIHWHGVRQLRSGWADGPAYITQCPIVPGGTYTYKFSIINQRGTLWWHAHLAWQRATVYGAFIIYPRMPYPFSAPVEAEIPIVFGEWWNGEIEDIESDMKLYGSGPDSSDAYTINGLPGPLYPCSEKDTFIQTIERGKTYLLRIINAALNDELFFAVANHTLKVVEIDAAYTKPFTIKAIMVAPGQTTNVLITSNQVPDSTGMFVMAARPYLSSVFPFDNSTTIGFLKYKIPDEKITNAPVKSFTLPSNLPQMEDTPFATEFAKKLRNLGSPEYPCNVPKKLDKRVITTISLNLQDCPVNQTCKGFKNKKFYASMNNQSFVRPSISILECHYRNLSTTMFSSFPERPPHPFNYTGVDPLSENLNTEFGTRVLVVPYGTRLEIVLQDTSFLNPENHPIHVHGHNFFIVGRGFGNYNVDRDTKYYNLIDPPERNTVAVPMGGWAAIRLIADNPGVWFIHCHLEEHTSWGLAMGLIVQSGQHPSQCLLPPPDDFPRC; encoded by the exons ATGAAGAATGTAAAACGTTTGTGTCATACAAAGAGATTGCTAACAGTCAATGGCAAGTATCCAGGACCTACTATTTTCGTTCATGAAGGTGACAAGGTGGAGGTCAAAGTCACTAATCGGAGTCCCTGGAACACTACTATCCACTG GCATGGAGTACGGCAGCTAAGGAGTGGTTGGGCAGATGGACCAGCATACATAACTCAATGCCCCATAGTTCCAGGAGGAACTTACACTTACAAATTCAGCATTATTAACCAAAGGGGAACCTTATGGTGGCATGCTCATCTCGCCTGGCAACGCGCCACAGTCTACGGTGCTTTTATCATCTACCCTCGAATGCCTTATCCATTTTCAGCCCCCGTTGAGGCTGAAATCCCTATAGTCTTTG GTGAGTGGTGGaatggagaaattgaagatatAGAAAGTGACATGAAATTATATGGAAGTGGTCCTGATTCTTCTGATGCTTATACAATCAATGGCTTGCCAGGACCCTTATATCCTTGTTCTGAAAAGG ATACATTCATTCAGACAATTGAGCGAGGCAAAACCTACCTACTTAGGATCATCAATGCAGCACTAAATGATGAACTCTTTTTCGCCGTGGCAAACCATACGTTAAAAGTAGTCGAAATTGATGCTGCTTACACAAAACCCTTTACCATAAAAGCCATAATGGTGGCCCCTGGACAGACCACCAATGTCTTAATCACTTCAAATCAAGTTCCTGATTCGACTGGAATGTTTGTCATGGCGGCCAGGCCTTATCTTTCTTCAGTTTTCCCATTTGACAATTCCACCACAATTGGTTTCCTTAAATACAAAATCCCAGATGAAAAAATAACCAATGCCCCTGTTAAATCTTTTACTTTGCCTTCCAATTTACCCCAAATGGAAGATACCCCATTTGCCACCGAATTCGCCAAGAAACTTCGAAACTTAGGATCACCTGAGTACCCTTGCAACGTGCCTAAAAAATTAGACAAGCGAGTAATTACAACAATTAGCCTTAATCTTCAAGATTGTCCTGTTAATCAAACATGCAAAgggtttaaaaacaaaaaattctATGCATCAATGAATAATCAGTCATTTGTTCGGCCTTCGATTTCAATTTTGGAATGTCATTACCGAAACTTATCCACCACTATGTTCTCCAGTTTCCCTGAACGGCCTCCTCATCCTTTTAATTATACAGGGGTGGATCCATTATCCGAGAATCTGAATACTGAATTTGGTACTAGGGTCTTAGTCGTGCCATATGGCACGAGACTAGAGATTGTGCTACAAGACACGAGTTTTTTAAATCCAGAAAATCATCCAATACATGTACACGGTCACAACTTTTTCATTGTGGGGAGGGGATTTGGAAATTATAATGTTGATCGCGATACTAAGTATTATAATCTCATTGATCCACCTGAGAGGAACACAGTGGCTGTTCCTATGGGAGGGTGGGCTGCAATTAGGTTAATAGCAGATAATCCGGGAGTTTGGTTCATACATTGTCATTTAGAGGAACATACTTCATGGGGTCTTGCTATGGGATTGATTGTTCAAAGTGGTCAGCATCCTTCTCAGTGCTTGCTTCCTCCACCTGATGATTTTCCCAGATGTTGA
- the LOC132633245 gene encoding pentatricopeptide repeat-containing protein At4g02750 yields MSKPIIQVVKMRFRRLHSTCTHSLPNQQASHLKPELPRSKHPKLPNGKPPVKSTKVNSSDIVQWNRSITQHMRQGECDSALRLFNSMPAKSCVSWNAMISGYLLNGRLDIAQKLFDEMPQRDLVSWNIMLSGYIKNKNFRAARMLFDQMPVRDVVSWNALLSGYAQNGYVDDAKRIFVMMPVKNEISWNGLLATYVQNGRIDEARKLFESKDDWPLVSWNCLLGGYLKKRMLVEARLIFDRMPVKDKVSWNTIISCYAQNDNLEEARKLFDESPIKDVFTWTSMLSGYVQNGMVDEARRIFDGMPEKNEVSWNAMIAGYVQSNKMDLAREFFEAMPCKNISSWNTMITGYAQNGDITSARNLFDCMPNRDCISWAAIIAGYAQSGNSEEALRMFVEMKKDGGRINRSAFTCVLSTSADIAAFEFGKQIHGRLIKAGYHTGCYVGNALLSMYCKCGSIDEGYDMFEEIAEKDAISWNTMIIGYARHGFGKQALRLFESMKEAGIRPDDVTMVGILSACGHTGLIDKGMEYFYSMPRDFAITTNPRHYTCMIDLLGRAGRLDDAQNLMKDMPCEPDAATWGALLGASRIHGNTELGEKAAEMIFRLEPWNAGMYVLLSNLYAASGRWRDVSKMRLKMRDTGVRKMPGYSWVEVQNQIHLFSVGDTMHPDSKRIYAFLEELELLMKKEGYVSATKLVLHDVDEEEKAHMLKYHSEKLAVAFAILNVPSGRPIRVMKNLRVCGDCHTAIKLISKIVGRLIIIRDNNRFHHFSGGVCSCGDYW; encoded by the exons ATGTCTAAAccaatcatacaagttgtcaaaaTGCGCTTCAGAAGATTGCACAGCACTTGTACGCATTCACTACCAAACCAACAGGCCAGCCATCTCAAACCAGAATTACCACGCAGTAAACATCCCAAATTACCCAACGGTAAACCACCTGTGAAGTCAACAAAAGTCAATAGCTCAGATATAGTGCAATGGAACAGATCAATCACCCAACACATGCGACAAGGCGAATGCGATTCCGCGTTGCGCTTATTCAATTCAATGCCTGCCAAGTCATGCGTATCCTGGAACGCCATGATTTCAGGGTATTTGTTGAATGGCAGATTGGACATTGCTCAGAAGTTGTTCGACGAAATGCCTCAAAGAGACTTGGTATCCTGGAACATTATGCTTAGTGGATATATCAAGAATAAGAATTTCCGGGCAGCTAGGATGTTGTTTGATCAAATGCCTGTTAGAGATGTAGTGTCGTGGAATGCATTGCTTTCCGGGTATGCCCAGAATGGGTATGTTGATGATGCTAAAAGGATCTTTGTAATGATGCCTGTGAAGAATGAGATTTCTTGGAATGGACTTTTGGCTACGTATGTTCAGAATGGAAGGATTGATGAGGCGAGGAAATTGTTTGAGTCGAAGGATGATTGGCCGTTGGTTTCTTGGAATTGTTTGTTGGGTGGGTATTTGAAAAAGAGGATGTTGGTTGAGGCAAGATTGATTTTTGATCGAATGCCTGTTAAGGATAAGGTCTCGTGGAACACAATAATTTCTTGTTATGCCCAGAATGATAATTTGGAGGAAGCGAGGAAGTTATTCGATGAGTCCCCTATTAAAGACGTGTTTACATGGACTTCGATGCTTTCTGGTTATGTACAGAATGGGATGGTAGATGAGGCTAGGAGGATCTTCGATGGGATGCCAGAGAAGAATGAGGTTTCGTGGAATGCAATGATTGCAGGATATGTGCAGTCTAATAAAATGGACTTGGCGAGGGAATTCTTTGAGGCAATGCCTTGTAAGAACATCAGCTCTTGGAATACAATGATAACAGGTTATGCTCAAAATGGGGATATCACGAGTGCCAGGAATTTGTTTGATTGTATGCCTAATCGTGATTGCATCTCTTGGGCTGCAATTATTGCTGGATATGCTCAAAGTGGCAATAGCGAAGAGGCATTGCGCATGTTTGTTGAAATGAAGAAAGATGGCGGGAGGATAAATAGGTCGGCATTTACTTGCGTTTTGAGTACATCTGCTGACATTGCTGCATTCGAGTTTGGGAAGCAAATACATGGACGACTCATCAAGGCTGGATATCACACTGGGTGCTATGTCGGAAATGCACTCCTATCAATGTACTGTAAGTGTGGAAGTATTGACGAAGGATATGACATGTTCGAGGAAATAGCGGAGAAGGATGCTATCTCTTGGAATACCATGATCATTGGTTATGCAAGGCATGGTTTTGGTAAACAAGCTCTTAGATTATTCGAATCAATGAAAGAAGCGGGTATCAGACCTGATGATGTTACCATG GTTGGCATATTATCTGCTTGCGGCCATACCGGCTTGATTGACAAGGGCATGGAGTACTTTTACTCAATGCCCCGAGATTTTGCAATAACTACAAATCCAAGGCATTATACTTGCATGATTGACCTTCTGGGTCGAGCTGGGCGACTGGATGATGCTCAAAATTTAATGAAGGACATGCCGTGTGAACCAGATGCTGCAACTTGGGGTGCTCTCCTTGGGGCGAGTAGGATTCATGGAAACACTGAATTAGGAGAAAAGGCTGCTGAAATGATTTTCAGATTAGAACCTTGGAATGCAGGGATGTATGTCCTTCTCTCAAATTTATATGCAGCTTCTGGCAGATGGCGTGACGTTAGCAAGATGAGATTAAAAATGAGGGATACAGGTGTAAGGAAAATGCCTGGTTACAGCTGGGTTGAGGTGCAAAATCAGATACATCTTTTTTCAGTTGGGGATACCATGCATCCAGACAGCAAGAGAATATATGCTTTCTTGGAAGAGTTAGAGTTACTAATGAAGAAGGAGGGTTATGTCTCTGCCACAAAATTGGTCCTGCATGATGTGGATGAAGAGGAGAAAGCACACATGCTCAAGTATCATAGCGAAAAATTAGCCGTTGCCTTTGCAATTCTGAATGTACCGTCTGGGAGACCAATTCGTGTGATGAAAAATTTAAGGGTTTGTGGGGATTGTCATACTGCAATCAAACTCATATCAAAGATTGTGGGTAGATTGATAATTATTCGGGATAATAACCGTTTTCATCACTTCAGTGGAGGTGTTTGCTCCTGTGGAGACTATTGGTAG
- the LOC132633246 gene encoding double-stranded RNA-binding protein 4-like: MDFPQFFPSMHLFNTNSIFLYFFRVLPAQVMYKNQLQEYTQKLAKPHPIYQTVNEGFPHAPKFRSTVLVDGSKYESGSTHLTKIQAEQAVAKIAYECIQKTIDSKDFSLIYGEPLLCKSILYEFAVKKNMNRPTYNTRYAEGPSSVYISHMVLGDRTYKDEVAGSKKMAEQLAARAAIESLLETDAGTLSQIIVSKSNCHPGVQTRKDTGPVEKMLPKCSGNLQGQKASIERTVVCFKTDGTVGNPGSRPKREAETNNCGRNKMRRFGN; the protein is encoded by the exons ATGGATTTTCCCCAATTTTTTCCCAGTATGCACCTCTTTAATACTAAcagtatttttttatatttttttcgcGTTCTTCCAGCACAAGTGATGTATAAGAACCAACTACAAGAGTACACACAAAAACTTGCAAAACCACACCCCATTTATCAAACAGTTAATGAAGGTTTTCCACATGCCCCAAAGTTCAGATCAACAGTCTTGGTTGATGGATCCAAATATGAATCCGGGTCGACCCATCTCACGAAGATACAAGCTGAGCAGGCAGTAGCAAAAATAGCTTACGAATGCATTCAGAAAACAATTGATTCTAAAGATTTTTCACTTATTTACGGG GAACCCTTGTTGTGCAAATCCATTCTCTATGAATTTGCTGTCAAAAAGAATATGAATAGGCCTACATATAACACCAGATATGCAGAAGGGCCAAGTTCAGTTTACATTTCCCACATGGTTTTGGGAGACAGAACTTACAAAGATGAGGTAGCTGGAAGCAAGAAAATGGCAGAGCAATTGGCTGCTCGGGCCGCGATTGAATCACTCTTAG AAACTGATGCAGGGACTCTTTCCCAAATCATTGTGTCAAAAAGTAACTGTCATCCTGGTGTACAAACCAGAAAGGATACTGGCCCTGTTGAGAAAATGCTGCCTAAATGCTCTG GTAATTTACAAGGCCAAAAAGCAAGCATTGAG AGAACAGTTGTTTGCTTCAAAACTGATGGCACAGTTGGTAATCCTGGAAGCAGACCAAAGCGTGAAGCAGAAACCAACAACTGTGGAAGGAACAAAATGAGAAGATTTGGCAACTGA